In Sporosarcina sp. PTS2304, a genomic segment contains:
- a CDS encoding prepilin-type N-terminal cleavage/methylation domain-containing protein → MVGRSEEGMSLVEVLAALFILGIVFISFMTIFPQMISVNERTETKLQTMNIAKTELVELKDDTSDNLKAENKSKSSTGPGDFETYTYSKPSGVIVEIDCYNVGNETCSGVGSDPAVRQEELYKIHIKIKKNENIISETFGYLELK, encoded by the coding sequence ATGGTAGGGAGAAGTGAAGAAGGAATGTCGCTTGTTGAGGTTTTGGCAGCTTTGTTTATCTTAGGCATAGTGTTTATAAGTTTCATGACAATCTTCCCTCAGATGATCAGTGTGAATGAACGGACAGAAACGAAGTTACAAACTATGAATATAGCAAAGACAGAGCTAGTGGAATTAAAAGACGATACTAGTGATAATTTAAAAGCAGAAAATAAATCAAAATCAAGCACAGGTCCGGGAGATTTTGAAACGTATACGTATTCGAAACCAAGTGGAGTGATTGTAGAAATAGATTGCTATAACGTAGGTAACGAAACATGTAGCGGTGTAGGTAGTGATCCTGCCGTACGCCAAGAAGAGTTATATAAAATTCATATTAAAATTAAAAAAAATGAGAATATAATAAGTGAAACATTTGGTTATTTAGAACTGAAGTGA
- a CDS encoding prepilin-type N-terminal cleavage/methylation domain-containing protein, giving the protein MRQEEGFTLVEVIASLVIISIILLSFFPMLITAKKTSVMNVDKLVMIQLAEATLDRLQVDPFGYLEQASLNPPYLHKPTKDGAFTYTYINCKPQNCRPLYLLTLNDKTYYTEITASQNASEKNSKLINIVVTIKDEAKKKVYSVEGYVSGYE; this is encoded by the coding sequence ATGCGACAAGAAGAAGGCTTTACACTAGTGGAAGTAATTGCTTCATTAGTTATCATCAGTATTATATTACTAAGCTTTTTCCCTATGCTCATTACAGCTAAAAAAACCTCTGTTATGAATGTCGATAAGCTGGTGATGATTCAACTCGCAGAAGCTACTCTTGACCGCCTGCAAGTAGATCCGTTCGGTTATTTGGAACAGGCTTCTCTTAATCCACCATATTTGCATAAGCCGACCAAAGACGGAGCCTTTACGTATACGTATATCAACTGTAAACCACAAAATTGTCGTCCACTTTATTTACTTACGTTGAACGATAAAACGTACTATACAGAAATCACTGCTTCACAAAATGCCAGCGAGAAAAACAGTAAATTAATCAATATCGTCGTCACGATTAAAGATGAAGCAAAGAAGAAAGTCTATTCGGTAGAAGGGTATGTGAGCGGCTATGAATAA
- a CDS encoding type II secretion system protein, with protein sequence MNNIRNQRGLTLVELLATLALIGVITTFAFSILMNGIRASNNIQIETSLRNEADVIMSSFIRTVYTMKESEISELRFPAKNTENYYIQTNTGEKTGFIKNEVWIANKKQLLFDPDISVLPSEISQPEPGQYEIVLRLKMAGDRPKEMTFVNVVRTIDDLKTKKGDDDE encoded by the coding sequence ATGAATAATATACGCAACCAACGTGGACTAACGCTAGTCGAACTTCTTGCGACATTGGCATTAATCGGCGTCATTACTACATTCGCCTTTTCTATTTTGATGAACGGCATCCGCGCATCGAATAATATTCAAATTGAAACAAGTTTGCGTAACGAAGCAGACGTTATAATGAGTTCGTTCATCCGCACAGTTTATACGATGAAAGAATCGGAAATTAGCGAACTGCGCTTTCCTGCTAAAAATACAGAAAACTATTACATTCAAACTAATACAGGGGAAAAAACCGGTTTTATTAAAAACGAAGTGTGGATCGCCAACAAAAAACAGCTACTTTTCGATCCTGATATTAGCGTGCTTCCTTCTGAAATCAGCCAACCAGAACCGGGTCAGTATGAAATCGTTCTTCGTTTAAAAATGGCTGGTGATCGTCCGAAAGAAATGACTTTCGTCAATGTCGTGCGGACGATCGATGATTTGAAAACGAAGAAAGGAGATGATGATGAATGA
- a CDS encoding folylpolyglutamate synthase/dihydrofolate synthase family protein — protein sequence MIPKLEEYKKQFDIESDDAIIPGLDAIEEALAAVLNPEKDLRIIHVAGTNGKGSTIAVMEAVLRAHGFTTGVFSSPAILDIHDQIRINGQPIKPDELAYVFEEMEAAGLSGLLTDFELLTVAAFLAFRNAAPDYILLETGMGGKFDSTNVVTPLVSVITSIALDHTGFLGDTIERITSHKAGIIKPHIPVVIGDVTDEARDVIIAQAKQTKSLVRVYGENFYMEVGDVETYRGMSTFELPTRQMKGPHQAINHAVALEALSLAGVPLKQREVARAIAAVQLPYRFQKIAENVYIDGAHNPAAAAMLVRTIEEQFPGEKVDWIVGMLNTKDYEKTLKILTPLANSFTFVDFPHPQAAKAQDLQAVCPVENSCILSSRDIELTAQQTVHVIVGSLYLLNDLLHEN from the coding sequence TTGATTCCAAAATTAGAAGAATATAAAAAACAATTTGATATAGAAAGTGACGATGCGATTATACCAGGACTGGACGCGATAGAAGAAGCGCTTGCCGCTGTGTTAAATCCAGAGAAAGATCTCCGCATTATTCATGTGGCGGGGACGAACGGTAAAGGCTCTACTATTGCGGTCATGGAAGCTGTGTTACGCGCGCATGGTTTTACAACGGGTGTCTTTTCTTCACCGGCAATTCTCGATATACACGACCAAATCCGTATCAATGGGCAGCCGATCAAACCGGATGAATTGGCTTATGTTTTTGAAGAAATGGAAGCAGCAGGATTAAGCGGACTGCTGACAGACTTCGAATTACTAACAGTTGCTGCATTTTTAGCGTTTCGTAACGCGGCTCCTGATTATATCTTGTTAGAAACTGGGATGGGCGGCAAATTCGACAGTACGAATGTCGTCACGCCGTTAGTTTCCGTCATCACGTCCATTGCGCTCGATCATACCGGGTTTCTCGGTGACACAATAGAAAGAATCACTTCCCATAAAGCAGGCATCATCAAGCCTCATATTCCAGTCGTCATAGGGGATGTGACAGATGAAGCAAGAGACGTCATTATCGCGCAGGCCAAACAAACAAAAAGTCTCGTGCGTGTATACGGAGAAAATTTTTATATGGAAGTAGGAGACGTAGAAACGTACAGAGGAATGTCAACGTTTGAATTGCCGACACGCCAGATGAAAGGTCCTCATCAAGCAATCAACCACGCAGTCGCGCTAGAAGCATTATCTCTCGCGGGCGTGCCGTTAAAGCAACGGGAAGTCGCTCGGGCGATCGCTGCTGTTCAATTGCCGTACCGATTCCAAAAGATTGCTGAAAACGTCTATATCGACGGTGCACACAATCCAGCAGCCGCCGCGATGTTAGTACGCACGATAGAAGAACAATTTCCAGGAGAGAAAGTAGACTGGATTGTAGGAATGTTGAACACGAAAGATTATGAAAAGACTCTAAAGATTCTTACACCGCTAGCAAATAGCTTCACTTTCGTTGACTTTCCACATCCACAAGCAGCGAAAGCCCAAGACTTACAGGCGGTTTGTCCAGTAGAGAATAGCTGCATATTATCTTCTCGCGATATCGAACTTACTGCGCAACAGACAGTGCATGTAATCGTCGGTTCGTTGTATTTGCTCAATGATTTATTGCATGAAAACTGA
- a CDS encoding RimK family alpha-L-glutamate ligase — protein MKSCWIIYNGSLTSDKFVDQARLVAEAAERAGVQAMIIKNYEIVMDVQTPIKDAPDFIVFLDKDTLLARYLKQQGIPVFNDPKVIETCDNKAKQYIELAKHDVAMPKTIVAPKVYPNFSIEGHGYYERVLETLGLPLIIKEGHGSFGMKVYLIETKEAFDNKVNELRGVDYVFQEFIETSRGRDIRVNIVGDQIIAAMYRHSETDFRANITNGGVAEVVELTTAQETLALEAAKAVGAQFAGVDLLFGPDDQPLVCEVNGAAHIRNLLNVTGINVADAMIAYILEKLG, from the coding sequence TTGAAAAGTTGTTGGATTATTTATAATGGAAGTTTAACGAGTGATAAATTTGTAGATCAGGCACGACTTGTTGCGGAAGCTGCTGAACGCGCAGGAGTGCAAGCAATGATTATAAAAAACTATGAAATTGTAATGGATGTACAAACGCCGATAAAAGATGCCCCAGATTTTATCGTCTTTCTCGATAAAGACACATTACTCGCGCGCTATTTGAAACAACAAGGGATTCCTGTCTTCAACGATCCTAAAGTTATTGAAACATGCGACAATAAAGCGAAACAGTATATAGAATTAGCAAAACACGACGTCGCTATGCCAAAAACGATCGTAGCGCCAAAAGTGTATCCGAACTTTTCGATTGAGGGTCATGGTTACTATGAACGAGTGCTAGAAACACTCGGCTTACCGTTAATTATTAAAGAAGGACATGGCTCATTCGGCATGAAAGTATATTTAATCGAGACGAAAGAAGCGTTTGATAACAAGGTGAATGAATTGCGAGGAGTCGATTATGTCTTTCAAGAGTTTATCGAAACGAGCAGAGGCCGAGACATTCGTGTAAATATTGTAGGAGATCAAATCATCGCCGCTATGTATCGCCATTCAGAAACAGATTTCCGTGCGAATATTACAAACGGAGGGGTTGCCGAAGTGGTAGAACTAACAACTGCTCAAGAAACACTTGCACTGGAAGCAGCTAAAGCAGTTGGTGCACAATTCGCAGGAGTCGATTTGCTGTTTGGACCGGACGACCAGCCGCTAGTTTGTGAAGTGAATGGCGCAGCGCATATACGCAATCTATTAAACGTCACAGGAATTAATGTAGCAGATGCAATGATTGCCTACATACTGGAGAAGCTAGGATGA
- a CDS encoding RimK family alpha-L-glutamate ligase, translating to MKGYIYYTADEATRNQAFIDDLLKTSTSVGIDLEVLYEPPTERADFILFRDRNSKLASQLENTGYRLINRASVQAIANDKLRTFELAMMLGIPTVPTTRTDHQLPTVPLVLKTRDGHGGSEVFLCKTDEQVDDVLKQFDPKNLIVQPFIESGATDVRVFMLGEEVLGAVKRIGMKDSFKSNYTLGGTVEKYTLDDEQTRQVQMIARAISSDYIGIDFILPTTGGWLLNEIEDPVGARSLYVTHDFSVTKKLLTYVKEQLQKHT from the coding sequence ATGAAAGGATATATTTATTACACAGCAGATGAAGCGACACGTAATCAGGCATTTATTGATGATTTACTAAAAACATCGACTTCTGTAGGAATTGACTTAGAAGTGCTATATGAACCCCCTACTGAACGTGCTGATTTCATCTTATTCCGAGACCGAAATTCTAAATTAGCTTCACAACTAGAGAATACTGGCTATCGGTTAATTAATCGTGCCAGTGTACAAGCAATTGCTAATGATAAATTACGTACATTTGAATTGGCCATGATGCTCGGAATCCCTACTGTCCCTACTACTCGCACAGACCATCAACTGCCTACAGTTCCCTTAGTATTAAAAACGCGTGATGGTCATGGCGGCAGCGAAGTATTCTTATGTAAGACGGATGAGCAAGTTGATGATGTTTTAAAGCAATTTGATCCAAAAAACTTAATTGTTCAGCCGTTCATTGAATCGGGAGCGACGGATGTGCGTGTATTCATGCTGGGGGAAGAAGTACTCGGTGCCGTTAAGCGTATAGGCATGAAAGATTCGTTTAAATCTAACTACACACTTGGCGGTACAGTAGAAAAGTATACGCTAGACGACGAGCAAACTAGACAAGTACAAATGATTGCCCGGGCAATTTCGAGTGACTATATTGGAATTGACTTTATACTTCCTACAACTGGCGGCTGGTTATTAAATGAAATTGAAGATCCAGTAGGCGCTCGCTCATTATATGTAACACATGACTTTTCTGTAACGAAAAAACTGTTAACATACGTGAAAGAGCAGTTACAGAAACATACGTAA
- a CDS encoding MBL fold metallo-hydrolase encodes MKVKHRYTNLDSVDTHKTMKDMLQWQQERKQKKKDLSILIKEAPTKEIEQLHANRSATSITWIGHSTFLIQMNGLNMITDPVWAKRMGFQKRLTEPGIPLAKLPPIDYVFISHGHYDHLDFATIKRLPGDPTFFVPIGLGRSFKWRGYKKVIESEWYDSFIVDELTFTFVPAQHWTKRTLTDTNTSHWGGWILESPNDSIYFVGDTGYFRGFKEISEKFSIQTVLMPIGAYEPEWFMQESHLTPEEAIQAFIELKGSTLIPMHYGTYHLADDTGSEAIDRLDAEWNRRSLAESVKKKLMIGETLWV; translated from the coding sequence ATGAAAGTGAAGCATCGTTATACGAACTTAGATTCCGTAGACACACATAAAACGATGAAAGATATGCTTCAATGGCAGCAAGAACGTAAACAAAAAAAGAAGGACTTGAGTATTCTCATAAAAGAAGCACCTACTAAGGAAATTGAACAGCTCCATGCTAATCGTTCCGCCACATCCATCACCTGGATCGGTCATTCTACGTTTTTGATACAAATGAACGGACTGAATATGATTACAGATCCTGTTTGGGCGAAACGAATGGGATTTCAAAAACGACTCACCGAACCTGGCATTCCATTGGCTAAATTACCACCCATCGATTATGTCTTTATTTCTCATGGACACTATGATCACCTTGACTTCGCTACCATAAAACGATTACCAGGAGATCCAACATTTTTTGTTCCTATTGGTCTAGGACGTTCGTTCAAGTGGCGCGGATATAAAAAAGTTATAGAAAGTGAGTGGTATGATTCGTTTATCGTGGATGAATTGACTTTCACTTTCGTTCCGGCACAACATTGGACGAAGCGCACATTGACAGATACGAATACTTCGCATTGGGGTGGCTGGATTTTGGAAAGCCCTAATGATTCTATTTACTTTGTCGGAGATACAGGCTATTTCCGTGGATTCAAAGAAATTTCCGAGAAGTTTTCTATCCAGACGGTATTGATGCCTATTGGAGCCTATGAGCCCGAATGGTTTATGCAGGAGAGTCACTTAACTCCTGAAGAGGCGATTCAAGCATTTATCGAGTTAAAAGGAAGTACATTAATTCCGATGCATTATGGAACCTATCATTTAGCGGATGATACAGGATCGGAGGCAATTGACAGACTGGACGCAGAATGGAATAGAAGGAGTTTGGCAGAATCAGTAAAGAAAAAATTAATGATCGGCGAAACATTGTGGGTATAA
- a CDS encoding valine--tRNA ligase has translation MTDELTMPTKYDPQAVENGRYDWWLQGKYFESDVKSEKEPYTIVIPPPNVTGKLHLGHAWDTTLQDMLIRMKRMQGYDALWLPGMDHAGIATQAKVEEKLRSEGKTRYDLGREKFVEETWKWKEEYASHIRAQWAKLGLALDYSQERFTLDEGLSKAVREVFVKLYKKKLIYRGEYIINWDPATKTALSDIEVIHKDVQGAFYHMRYPLTDGTGSIEIATTRPETMLGDTAVAVHPEDERYKHLIGKMVKLPIVDREIPIIADDYVEMDFGSGAVKITPAHDPNDFEVGNRHNLPRVLVMNEDGSMNKLAGKYEGMDRFECRKQIVKDLQEMNVLFEIEDHMHSVGHSERSGAVVEPYLSTQWFVNMQPLAEQAINLQKNEEEKVNFVPERFEKTYLGWMENVHDWCISRQLWWGHRIPAWYHNTTGEIYVGQEAPADEENWTQDKDVLDTWFSSALWPFSTMGWPDVESPEFKKYYPNDTLVTGYDIIFFWVSRMIFQALEFTEERPFKDVLIHGLVRAEDGRKMSKSLGNGVDPMDVIDQYGADALRYFLATGSSPGQDLRYSTEKVEAIWNFANKIWNASRFALMNMDGMKYAEIDLTGDKSVADAWILTRLNETIEQVTSLADRYEFGEMGRALYNFIWDDFCDWYIEMAKLPLYGDDEAAKKMTRSVLAYVLDNTMRLLHPLMPFITEEIWQNLPHEGESITVAKWPEVDAQLMDKSRATHMKLLMDIIKAVRTIRAEVNTPMSRKVDLYISAKDDATVAILEKNRQYLERFCNPETLTIGVQVNAPGKTMSAVVTGAELFLPLEGLLDIDEELARLTKELGKWQGEVKRVQGKLSNERFTAKAPAAVVEEERAKEQDYLEKYAAVERRIAELKEI, from the coding sequence ATGACTGATGAATTAACAATGCCAACGAAATACGATCCGCAAGCCGTAGAGAATGGTCGCTACGACTGGTGGTTGCAAGGGAAGTACTTTGAGTCAGATGTTAAAAGTGAGAAAGAGCCGTATACAATTGTAATTCCGCCACCAAATGTCACTGGTAAATTGCATTTAGGTCATGCGTGGGATACTACATTACAAGATATGCTCATCCGTATGAAGCGTATGCAAGGATACGACGCATTATGGTTGCCTGGAATGGATCATGCGGGTATCGCCACACAAGCCAAAGTAGAAGAAAAATTGCGTTCTGAAGGCAAGACACGCTATGATTTAGGGCGCGAAAAATTCGTCGAAGAGACTTGGAAATGGAAAGAAGAATATGCAAGTCATATCCGTGCACAATGGGCAAAATTAGGGTTGGCACTGGATTATTCGCAGGAACGTTTCACTTTAGATGAAGGATTATCAAAAGCAGTACGAGAAGTGTTCGTGAAATTGTATAAGAAAAAATTAATCTATCGCGGAGAATATATTATAAACTGGGATCCAGCAACTAAAACAGCATTATCTGACATTGAAGTGATTCATAAAGATGTACAGGGTGCATTCTATCATATGCGTTATCCATTGACAGATGGTACTGGTTCTATTGAAATTGCGACGACACGTCCAGAAACGATGCTAGGTGATACAGCAGTTGCTGTTCATCCTGAAGATGAGCGATACAAACATTTAATCGGAAAAATGGTTAAATTACCAATTGTTGATCGTGAAATTCCTATTATTGCAGACGATTACGTAGAAATGGACTTTGGTAGTGGTGCAGTGAAAATTACACCAGCACATGACCCAAATGACTTTGAAGTTGGAAATCGTCACAATTTACCACGAGTACTTGTCATGAACGAAGACGGCTCCATGAATAAATTAGCAGGTAAATATGAAGGTATGGACCGTTTCGAATGTCGTAAACAAATCGTTAAAGATCTGCAAGAGATGAACGTGCTATTCGAAATTGAAGACCATATGCATTCGGTAGGACATTCGGAACGAAGCGGTGCAGTTGTGGAACCTTATCTTTCTACGCAATGGTTTGTCAATATGCAACCACTTGCTGAGCAAGCGATCAATCTGCAGAAAAACGAAGAAGAAAAAGTGAATTTTGTTCCAGAACGCTTTGAGAAAACGTATCTTGGTTGGATGGAAAATGTTCATGACTGGTGTATATCTCGTCAATTATGGTGGGGTCATCGTATTCCTGCTTGGTATCATAATACAACAGGTGAAATTTATGTTGGACAAGAAGCTCCTGCAGATGAAGAAAATTGGACACAAGATAAAGATGTTCTCGACACGTGGTTCTCGTCCGCTTTATGGCCATTTTCCACAATGGGATGGCCTGATGTAGAAAGCCCAGAGTTCAAGAAATACTATCCGAACGACACGCTTGTTACAGGATATGATATCATCTTCTTTTGGGTGTCACGCATGATTTTCCAAGCATTAGAATTCACAGAAGAACGTCCATTTAAAGATGTGTTAATCCATGGACTGGTACGTGCTGAAGACGGCCGCAAAATGTCCAAGTCTCTCGGTAACGGTGTAGACCCAATGGACGTCATCGATCAGTATGGTGCAGATGCATTACGTTATTTCTTAGCGACAGGTTCTTCACCTGGTCAGGATTTACGATATTCAACAGAAAAAGTAGAAGCGATCTGGAACTTTGCTAATAAAATTTGGAATGCATCCCGCTTCGCTTTGATGAATATGGATGGCATGAAATATGCCGAAATTGATTTAACAGGCGACAAGTCGGTTGCGGATGCATGGATCTTAACTCGTCTAAATGAAACGATTGAACAAGTAACAAGTCTTGCGGATCGTTATGAATTCGGTGAAATGGGTCGTGCATTATACAACTTCATCTGGGATGATTTCTGTGATTGGTATATTGAGATGGCGAAATTGCCATTGTATGGTGATGATGAAGCAGCGAAGAAGATGACGCGTTCAGTGCTTGCTTATGTTTTAGACAACACTATGCGCTTATTACATCCACTTATGCCATTCATCACAGAAGAGATTTGGCAGAACTTACCGCATGAAGGTGAGTCGATCACAGTTGCGAAATGGCCTGAAGTGGATGCGCAGTTAATGGATAAATCGCGTGCGACACATATGAAGCTATTAATGGATATTATTAAAGCTGTACGTACAATTCGTGCAGAAGTAAATACACCGATGAGCCGCAAAGTCGATTTGTATATTTCTGCAAAGGATGATGCAACAGTCGCTATTCTCGAGAAAAATCGCCAGTATCTAGAACGTTTCTGTAATCCGGAGACATTGACAATCGGTGTGCAAGTAAATGCACCAGGTAAGACAATGTCAGCAGTTGTGACAGGGGCAGAATTATTTTTGCCGCTAGAAGGCTTACTAGATATTGATGAAGAACTTGCTCGATTAACAAAAGAATTGGGCAAATGGCAAGGTGAAGTAAAGCGCGTGCAGGGGAAACTTTCCAACGAACGCTTTACTGCAAAAGCACCTGCTGCAGTTGTAGAAGAAGAACGTGCGAAGGAACAAGATTATTTAGAGAAGTATGCAGCTGTTGAACGTCGTATTGCTGAGTTGAAAGAAATTTAA
- the hemL gene encoding glutamate-1-semialdehyde 2,1-aminomutase: MPGGVNSPVRAFKSVNMDPIFMESGKGAIIKDIDGNEYIDYVLSWGPLILGHTHPDVVAAIQKVAETGTSFGAPTLLENELAELVIDRVPSIEMVRMVSSGTEATMSALRLARGYTKRNKILKFEGCYHGHADSLLIKAGSGVATLGLPDSPGVPESIAKNTITVAYNDLASVKEAFKQFGDDLAAVIVEPVAGNMGVVGPDHGFLQGLREITEDNGTLLIFDEVMTGFRVGYKCAQGHFGIKPDLTCLGKVIGGGLPVGAYGGKREIMEHVAPAGTVYQAGTLSGNPLAMTAGIETLKKLTPKSYERFIKLGDQLEAGFRAAATANNIPHTVNRAGSMIGFFFTNERVNNYDKAKTSDLELFAEYYRLMAEEGIFLPPSQFEGMFLSAAHTEEHIAKTVEAFHTVFAKLKR; the protein is encoded by the coding sequence ATGCCAGGTGGTGTAAATTCACCTGTACGTGCGTTTAAATCGGTTAATATGGATCCGATCTTTATGGAAAGTGGTAAAGGTGCGATTATTAAAGATATTGATGGCAATGAATATATTGACTATGTATTATCATGGGGGCCTCTCATTTTAGGACATACTCATCCCGACGTTGTAGCGGCGATTCAGAAAGTTGCTGAGACAGGCACTAGCTTTGGAGCGCCAACTTTACTCGAGAATGAATTGGCTGAACTCGTCATTGACCGTGTGCCATCCATTGAGATGGTTCGTATGGTGTCATCAGGTACAGAGGCGACGATGAGTGCACTTCGTTTGGCTCGTGGCTATACGAAGCGTAATAAAATTTTGAAATTCGAAGGATGCTATCATGGTCATGCCGATTCATTGCTTATTAAAGCGGGTTCTGGTGTGGCGACATTAGGTTTACCGGATAGCCCGGGTGTACCGGAATCGATAGCTAAAAATACAATTACAGTTGCTTACAATGATTTGGCAAGCGTGAAAGAAGCGTTTAAGCAATTTGGAGACGATTTGGCAGCTGTAATCGTCGAGCCAGTCGCTGGAAACATGGGTGTTGTCGGCCCAGATCATGGTTTCTTGCAAGGGTTACGAGAGATAACAGAAGATAATGGTACGTTATTGATCTTTGATGAAGTGATGACTGGATTCCGTGTAGGCTATAAGTGTGCACAAGGTCATTTCGGTATTAAGCCCGACCTTACTTGTCTTGGTAAAGTCATTGGCGGGGGACTTCCTGTTGGAGCGTACGGTGGGAAACGTGAGATTATGGAACATGTCGCGCCTGCAGGAACAGTATATCAGGCAGGTACACTTTCAGGGAATCCTCTCGCTATGACAGCGGGTATTGAAACGTTGAAAAAGTTAACGCCAAAATCCTATGAACGTTTTATTAAATTAGGTGATCAGTTAGAAGCAGGTTTCCGTGCGGCGGCAACAGCTAATAATATTCCTCACACAGTCAACCGTGCAGGTTCTATGATCGGATTCTTCTTCACAAATGAACGCGTCAATAACTACGATAAAGCTAAGACATCTGATTTGGAACTCTTCGCAGAATATTACCGTCTTATGGCAGAGGAAGGTATCTTCTTACCACCTTCGCAATTTGAAGGAATGTTCTTATCAGCAGCACATACTGAAGAGCATATTGCAAAAACAGTCGAAGCATTCCATACTGTCTTTGCAAAACTAAAAAGATAA
- the hemB gene encoding porphobilinogen synthase, which translates to MKPVEFKRHRRLRSNANVRAMVRETEVKAADFIYPIFVTEGENIRNPIGSMPGIDQFSIDQLLAETDEVVALGIPSIILFGVPTEKDALGTGAYSDEGIIQRATRAVKDRHPDLLVLADTCLCEYTDHGHCGVVHDEDVDNDESLVLLAKTAVSQARAGADIIAPSNMMDGFVAVIRQALDENGFKHIPIMSYAVKYASAYYGPFREAAGSTPQFGDRKTYQMDPANRMEAMREAESDILEGADFLIVKPALSYLDIIRDVKNHVLLPVVAYNVSGEYAMVKAAALNGWVDEKKIVLETLTSMKRAGADIIMTYHAKDAARWLEEN; encoded by the coding sequence ATGAAACCAGTAGAATTTAAGCGTCACCGCAGACTTCGTTCCAATGCAAATGTACGCGCAATGGTTAGGGAGACAGAGGTTAAAGCAGCGGATTTCATCTATCCTATCTTTGTAACAGAAGGTGAAAACATTCGTAATCCCATTGGTTCGATGCCTGGTATCGACCAATTTTCTATCGATCAATTATTAGCAGAGACAGATGAAGTGGTTGCTCTCGGCATTCCTTCCATTATTCTATTTGGTGTACCGACTGAAAAGGATGCACTTGGAACGGGTGCTTATAGCGATGAGGGAATTATTCAACGAGCCACACGAGCGGTAAAGGATCGTCACCCTGATCTACTCGTATTGGCGGATACGTGCTTATGTGAATATACAGACCACGGTCATTGTGGAGTAGTCCACGATGAGGACGTTGATAATGACGAAAGTCTCGTATTGCTTGCCAAAACAGCAGTGAGTCAAGCGCGTGCAGGAGCGGACATTATTGCCCCTTCAAATATGATGGATGGCTTTGTAGCGGTTATTCGCCAAGCGCTTGACGAAAATGGCTTCAAGCATATTCCGATTATGTCTTATGCAGTGAAGTATGCATCCGCTTATTACGGCCCATTCCGTGAAGCAGCAGGTTCTACACCGCAATTTGGCGATCGCAAAACATATCAAATGGATCCGGCGAACCGTATGGAAGCAATGCGCGAAGCAGAGTCCGATATTCTTGAGGGGGCCGACTTCCTAATCGTCAAGCCGGCATTATCTTATTTAGATATTATTCGCGATGTGAAAAACCATGTATTATTACCGGTTGTTGCGTACAATGTAAGTGGCGAATATGCAATGGTGAAAGCAGCGGCACTAAATGGATGGGTTGATGAAAAGAAAATTGTTCTAGAGACATTAACGAGTATGAAGCGTGCAGGCGCAGATATTATTATGACTTATCATGCAAAAGACGCTGCTCGCTGGCTGGAGGAGAACTAA